One genomic window of Streptomyces sp. NBC_00237 includes the following:
- a CDS encoding helix-turn-helix transcriptional regulator has product MQRIHFTGADLARTRLQSTLGPLFEGVFALGFLTQCQYESSLRWRVDVRNILQRRGSTVDLSALRSVGAPDGLTHLLESPPDKPSRPAPTLGREAGTRMAFDVWRAGVAPYWEGILERLEAVCDAHGQLAATGGVERLLSTLHPRIVWNAPVLEIHHAPERDVYLGGRGLVLKPSVFLPGLPGRVVESARDDNQPVLVFAAAPSITEGWDEAVATDAQGEQNALSSLLGQTRAAALRALRDTSTTTRLAERLGISQGSASQHAAVLREAGLITTRRVRTSALHTVTPLGLALLSGQLRSPATRFGGAQALTASIPAPRGHDSRARAASGRKAGPGTNAA; this is encoded by the coding sequence ATGCAACGAATTCACTTCACGGGGGCGGACCTGGCCCGCACTCGCCTGCAGAGCACACTCGGTCCGCTCTTCGAGGGCGTCTTCGCCCTGGGCTTCCTGACCCAGTGCCAGTACGAGTCGTCCCTGCGGTGGCGGGTCGACGTACGCAACATCCTCCAGCGGCGCGGAAGCACCGTCGACCTGTCCGCCCTGCGCTCCGTCGGCGCGCCCGACGGCCTCACCCACCTGCTGGAGAGCCCGCCCGACAAGCCGTCCCGGCCCGCCCCCACCCTCGGTCGGGAGGCGGGCACCCGGATGGCGTTCGACGTCTGGCGGGCGGGGGTCGCCCCGTACTGGGAGGGCATTCTCGAACGGCTGGAGGCCGTCTGCGACGCGCACGGCCAGCTCGCCGCCACGGGCGGGGTGGAGCGCCTCCTGTCCACGCTGCACCCTCGGATCGTCTGGAACGCGCCGGTGCTGGAGATCCACCACGCGCCGGAGCGCGACGTGTATCTCGGCGGGCGCGGTCTCGTCCTGAAGCCCTCCGTCTTCCTGCCGGGCCTGCCGGGACGGGTCGTCGAGTCGGCGCGGGACGACAACCAGCCCGTCCTGGTCTTCGCGGCGGCGCCCAGCATCACCGAAGGCTGGGACGAGGCGGTCGCGACCGACGCGCAGGGCGAACAGAACGCCCTCAGTTCCCTGCTGGGGCAGACCCGGGCCGCCGCGCTGCGGGCACTCCGGGACACCTCCACCACCACCCGGCTCGCGGAGCGTCTCGGCATCTCGCAGGGCAGTGCGAGCCAGCACGCGGCCGTACTGCGGGAAGCCGGACTGATCACCACCCGGCGGGTGCGCACCAGTGCCCTGCATACGGTGACTCCGCTGGGCCTGGCACTGCTGAGCGGTCAACTCCGTTCCCCCGCGACGAGGTTCGGCGGCGCCCAGGCCCTCACGGCGAGCATCCCCGCCCCGCGCGGGCACGACTCCCGGGCCCGTGCCGCGTCCGGACGGAAGGCCGGGCCCGGCACGAACGCGGCATGA
- a CDS encoding recombinase family protein: MKADIAISSQVVEKFLRPCLRAVDYLRVSTEEQAKGYGIASSGKRTKAYIQRKGWSHIETYLDEGVSGSLEALDRPGLKRLMEDSRKMPRPFDVVVVSEGRAIGRTDRAFWRWVWELEDLGIYVADAKKDIDNTTEVGKEAMREEANYAFKEYGRIRQRTQGGIQEKAEEGGLTGGRPRYGYRIEDQGKRGLSRIALDRCEGDCACEQPHEYDILHLARELIVSDRLNVRQAAIQLNAMGLYTRSGKPWSNRNLWSRLMGAMSDPVVIFRNPNRAKLGVDGAPLYGESVSIRLDPILTVGQVERLRVALAQHRRGDSPKEERQPHPLSGRIVSLCGSHYTGMRLKEASERVYRCSGKTEKYAQAPVCSCSRIHAESLERRIWGEVCALLGDPQRLNSMAEDWAGLGSGGNVDFEQRIKDLDKKILAQDEAIAAVMVVAAKQENPASAIAKATQTLQAERDELVKMRGMVVAWRSEALAAEQRAEDLRALADLARERLHDMNPEEQREVLDLLDVRVTVTGPVPKVRKADCSLTSWFRENQRRVPVLTDEGWAAAEPVILAARQRRRADRLPDRAVLEAILHKARTGDPWLSRGSQSRFHRWLETGVWEKIMEALADAPGTPVPLAGALPPLRVEGRVDPRLLLGDGTSPHGTVTTGKGTSASDA, from the coding sequence ATGAAGGCGGATATTGCAATTTCCTCTCAAGTGGTCGAGAAGTTCCTTCGCCCATGTCTGCGAGCCGTTGACTACCTACGAGTGTCAACGGAAGAGCAGGCGAAGGGCTACGGGATCGCCTCTTCAGGCAAGCGAACAAAGGCGTATATCCAGAGGAAGGGGTGGTCTCATATCGAGACCTATCTGGACGAAGGCGTTTCTGGATCTTTGGAGGCTCTGGATCGCCCGGGCCTCAAGCGGTTGATGGAAGATTCTCGAAAGATGCCACGTCCCTTTGACGTCGTAGTGGTATCCGAGGGTCGGGCGATTGGTCGCACTGACCGTGCCTTCTGGCGCTGGGTCTGGGAACTGGAAGACCTTGGCATCTACGTGGCTGACGCGAAGAAGGACATCGATAACACAACCGAGGTGGGTAAGGAGGCGATGCGGGAGGAGGCCAACTATGCCTTCAAGGAATACGGGCGCATCCGTCAGCGTACGCAGGGAGGAATTCAAGAAAAGGCGGAGGAGGGCGGGCTTACTGGCGGGAGGCCACGCTACGGGTATCGAATCGAAGACCAAGGGAAGCGCGGTCTTTCGAGGATTGCGCTGGATCGTTGCGAAGGCGATTGTGCGTGTGAGCAACCGCATGAATACGACATTTTGCATCTGGCGCGAGAGTTGATCGTTTCGGACAGGTTGAACGTTCGGCAGGCTGCGATTCAGCTCAACGCTATGGGCCTCTACACCCGATCCGGTAAGCCGTGGTCCAACCGAAACTTGTGGAGTCGCTTGATGGGGGCAATGTCAGACCCTGTTGTGATCTTTCGAAATCCGAATCGAGCTAAGCTTGGTGTGGATGGTGCCCCGTTGTACGGTGAGTCCGTATCAATCAGGCTGGATCCCATTTTAACAGTCGGACAGGTGGAACGACTTCGGGTAGCTCTCGCGCAGCACCGGCGTGGTGATTCACCGAAGGAAGAGCGTCAGCCGCACCCGCTCTCCGGGCGAATCGTGAGCCTTTGTGGATCTCATTACACCGGCATGCGCTTGAAAGAGGCTTCTGAGCGCGTATACCGATGTAGTGGGAAGACGGAAAAATACGCCCAAGCCCCAGTTTGTTCCTGTTCCCGTATCCATGCCGAATCATTGGAGAGGCGGATTTGGGGTGAAGTATGTGCACTTCTTGGAGATCCTCAAAGGCTGAATAGCATGGCTGAGGATTGGGCAGGGCTCGGAAGCGGAGGGAACGTTGACTTTGAGCAGCGAATTAAAGATCTAGACAAGAAGATCCTGGCACAGGACGAGGCGATCGCGGCCGTCATGGTGGTGGCGGCGAAACAGGAAAATCCGGCCTCAGCTATTGCCAAGGCGACGCAGACCCTCCAGGCCGAGCGCGACGAGCTTGTGAAGATGAGGGGCATGGTCGTGGCCTGGAGATCCGAGGCACTGGCGGCGGAACAACGTGCGGAAGACCTCCGTGCTCTGGCGGACCTGGCCCGTGAACGGCTTCACGACATGAATCCGGAAGAACAACGCGAGGTTCTCGATCTTCTCGACGTCCGTGTGACGGTCACCGGGCCTGTGCCGAAGGTTCGCAAGGCCGATTGTTCCCTGACGAGTTGGTTTCGAGAAAACCAGCGGCGAGTTCCAGTCCTCACGGACGAAGGGTGGGCTGCTGCGGAGCCTGTGATCCTTGCTGCGAGACAGCGCCGGCGCGCGGACCGACTGCCGGACCGGGCGGTTTTGGAAGCCATCTTGCACAAAGCTCGCACGGGAGATCCGTGGTTGTCCCGGGGCTCTCAGTCCCGGTTCCATCGGTGGTTGGAGACAGGGGTGTGGGAGAAGATTATGGAAGCTCTGGCCGATGCGCCAGGGACTCCCGTCCCGTTGGCGGGTGCGCTACCGCCGCTGCGTGTAGAAGGGCGCGTGGATCCCCGGTTGCTGTTAGGGGATGGAACGTCACCTCACGGAACTGTCACCACGGGGAAGGGGACGTCGGCCAGCGACGCGTAA
- a CDS encoding sensor histidine kinase produces the protein MHGPEELTPRHGAQHATGVAADSEGPRNTTDSDGPGRADHATLAPRLASLILLAALLSYLGITALNIFGAGLGPLPTVTSILFLVTIFCLQLWHSRAGAAREPTLRKWLTLTLQALLTYLPILVFHSQWGAMAGFLAGSSILLLPTRLGWSLYGLIGLSMVLPPVIEGRPLLDSVYLCQSTLLAGVVVYGLSRLTALVRQLHDTKDELARLAVTRERLRISRNLHDLLGYSLSAITLKSELIHRIVLAYPERAKGEVAEVLALSRQSLADVRQVSRGLRDMSLKEELTSVTGLLKATDVQVTTTVRLEEMSQRVSTEMAAVLREAITNLLRHSQATHCTIEAVQSGGRVRLSVTNDGVDASYRDASPHRGAGLENLKARLHSISGSLTVARGGGETFELVAEAPAVSLAAVPSDGPSAERWKARRNSAA, from the coding sequence ATGCATGGTCCTGAGGAGCTCACACCGAGGCACGGGGCACAGCACGCGACGGGGGTCGCAGCAGACAGTGAAGGCCCGAGGAACACGACGGACAGTGACGGGCCGGGGAGGGCCGACCATGCCACCCTGGCTCCACGCCTGGCATCCCTGATACTCCTCGCCGCGCTGCTGAGCTATCTCGGCATCACGGCGCTCAACATCTTCGGAGCGGGCCTCGGTCCGCTCCCCACGGTGACCAGCATCCTGTTCCTGGTCACCATCTTCTGCCTCCAGTTGTGGCATTCGCGGGCCGGGGCGGCCCGCGAACCCACCCTGCGCAAGTGGCTGACTCTCACCCTTCAGGCGCTGCTCACCTACCTCCCCATCCTCGTCTTCCACTCGCAGTGGGGCGCGATGGCGGGGTTCCTGGCGGGCTCGTCGATCCTGCTGCTGCCCACCCGGCTGGGCTGGAGCCTGTACGGGCTGATCGGGCTGAGCATGGTGCTGCCGCCCGTGATCGAGGGCCGTCCCCTGCTGGACAGCGTCTACCTCTGTCAGTCGACCCTGCTGGCGGGCGTCGTCGTCTACGGGCTGTCCCGGCTGACCGCTCTCGTACGCCAGCTGCACGACACGAAGGACGAGTTGGCGCGCCTCGCGGTGACCCGTGAACGGCTGCGCATCTCCCGGAACCTGCACGACCTCCTCGGGTACAGCCTCTCCGCGATCACTCTCAAGAGCGAGTTGATCCACCGCATCGTGCTCGCCTACCCCGAACGCGCCAAGGGCGAGGTCGCGGAGGTGCTCGCCCTCTCCCGGCAGTCCCTCGCGGACGTACGCCAGGTCTCCCGCGGTCTGCGTGACATGTCCCTGAAGGAGGAACTGACCTCCGTCACGGGCCTGTTGAAGGCCACCGACGTCCAGGTCACCACCACCGTCCGACTGGAGGAGATGAGCCAGCGGGTCAGCACCGAGATGGCCGCGGTCCTCCGCGAGGCGATCACCAATCTCCTGCGCCACTCCCAGGCCACGCACTGCACCATCGAGGCCGTGCAGTCGGGCGGCCGGGTGCGGCTGTCGGTGACCAACGACGGGGTCGACGCTTCCTACCGCGACGCCTCCCCGCACCGGGGCGCGGGCCTGGAGAACCTCAAGGCCCGTCTGCACAGCATCTCCGGCTCGCTCACGGTCGCCCGGGGCGGCGGCGAGACCTTCGAGCTGGTCGCCGAGGCCCCCGCGGTCTCGCTGGCCGCCGTGCCGTCGGACGGCCCCTCCGCCGAGCGCTGGAAGGCCCGCAGGAACTCCGCAGCCTGA
- a CDS encoding DNA-binding response regulator, whose translation MGIRILLAEDMHMVRGALVALLNLEDDLAVVCEVARGDEILNAALEHQPDVAVIDIDLPGIDGLTAAARLHERLPGCRTLILTSLGRPNTLRRALQAQVSGFLLKDAAPNDLAGAIRRIAAGHRVIDPELALDTWNSQESPLTERETEVLQLASEGHGPEEIAATLRLSRGTVRNYLTSIVSKLNARNRVDAIRTAREAGWLI comes from the coding sequence GTGGGCATACGCATTCTGCTGGCCGAGGACATGCACATGGTGCGGGGCGCCCTGGTGGCCCTGCTGAACCTGGAGGACGACCTCGCCGTCGTGTGCGAGGTCGCACGCGGCGACGAGATCCTCAACGCGGCGCTGGAGCACCAGCCGGACGTGGCGGTCATCGACATCGACCTGCCCGGCATCGACGGACTGACCGCGGCCGCCCGGCTGCACGAGCGGCTGCCCGGCTGCCGGACGCTGATCCTGACCAGCCTCGGCCGCCCCAACACCCTGCGCCGCGCCCTCCAGGCCCAGGTCTCGGGCTTCCTGCTCAAGGACGCCGCACCCAATGACCTGGCGGGCGCGATCCGCCGGATCGCGGCGGGCCACCGCGTGATCGACCCCGAACTCGCCCTGGACACCTGGAACAGCCAGGAGTCCCCCCTGACCGAACGCGAGACGGAGGTCCTCCAGCTCGCCTCCGAAGGCCACGGCCCGGAGGAGATTGCCGCCACCCTGCGCCTCTCGCGCGGCACCGTACGCAACTACCTCACCTCGATCGTCTCCAAGCTCAACGCCCGCAACCGCGTGGACGCCATCCGCACGGCCCGGGAGGCGGGCTGGCTGATCTAG
- a CDS encoding TOMM precursor leader peptide-binding protein produces MTTLRGQEAGPVHGDDAQVGFKSHMRPETVPGQAVYLVSQRGLTALHGNHAQVLVPLLDGSRTPAEVVRDAAPALSADEARASLRALDAAGLLRQRATGGRTTGGRTTGDRAGANLTSTDVELQHDPAAEAFWDLLGADGGQAPATLARRRVRIVSLLDADLLGPDAAPVRAAFEGAGLSLTTHADERADLSVVLCDDYLSPRLAEVDAAHRREGTPWMPVRLEWSNPWTGPLFQPDEGPCWHCLATRLRGHRHSEGLLQHLLDRPDPVALPPATLPVVRGLALHLAALEAAKWLAGVRDPSQSSLHALDTSRLGLTAHPVARRPQCPACGDPDAVRRQVEAPFVPVSRPKVPGTGNGHRSHTPEQMLALHGHLVDPVTGIVKDIRRAPGSPAFLNTFLSGRNLAMPSHSLEGLRAGLRSLSGGKGLTETEARVSALCEAVERYSGTRQGDEPVVHAAFHELGPAAIHPHDSQLYSERQFLERDSWNASGSRLNYVPAPFDEKARTEWTPVWSLTGNEQRFLPTSLLYFGAGEASDGLFADSNGNAAGSSREDAVVQGFLELVERDAVALWWYNRTRQPSIDLAAFDEPYIAQLVDGYGELNREVWALDLTSDFGIPVVVAVSRRTDKPAEDVIFGFGAHFDPRLALRRALTEMGQLLPVVTDVTPEGTGYRITDPEPLQWWRTATVANQPYLTADPGAAARRPDDWPPAVRADLLDDVVAITELVRSRGLELLVLDQTRPDLGIPVVKVIVPGMRHFWARFAPGRLFDIPVTLGRLDAPLQREFLNPVPLFV; encoded by the coding sequence ATGACGACACTGCGGGGGCAGGAGGCCGGTCCGGTGCACGGCGACGACGCACAGGTCGGCTTCAAGAGTCACATGCGTCCGGAGACCGTGCCCGGACAAGCGGTGTACCTGGTCTCCCAGCGGGGCCTGACCGCCCTGCACGGGAATCACGCCCAGGTACTGGTTCCCCTGCTCGACGGCAGTCGCACCCCGGCCGAGGTCGTGCGGGACGCGGCGCCCGCACTGTCCGCCGACGAGGCGCGCGCTTCACTGCGCGCCCTGGACGCGGCCGGTCTGCTCCGGCAGCGTGCGACCGGTGGACGTACGACCGGTGGACGTACGACCGGCGACCGCGCGGGTGCAAACCTCACCTCCACGGACGTCGAGTTGCAGCACGACCCGGCCGCCGAAGCCTTCTGGGACCTCCTGGGGGCCGACGGCGGACAGGCTCCGGCCACCCTCGCGCGGCGTCGCGTGCGGATCGTCTCCCTCCTCGACGCAGACCTCCTCGGCCCCGACGCGGCACCCGTCCGCGCCGCGTTCGAGGGGGCGGGCCTGTCCCTGACGACGCACGCCGACGAGCGGGCCGACCTCTCGGTCGTGCTGTGCGACGACTACCTCTCCCCCCGGCTGGCCGAGGTCGACGCGGCGCACCGCCGCGAGGGCACCCCCTGGATGCCGGTGCGCCTGGAGTGGTCGAACCCGTGGACCGGCCCGCTCTTCCAGCCGGACGAGGGTCCCTGCTGGCACTGTCTGGCCACCCGGCTGCGCGGTCACCGCCACTCGGAGGGCCTGCTCCAGCACCTCCTCGACCGGCCGGACCCGGTGGCCCTGCCCCCGGCGACCCTTCCCGTCGTACGCGGACTCGCCCTGCACCTCGCGGCGCTGGAGGCGGCCAAGTGGCTGGCGGGCGTACGGGATCCCTCGCAGTCCTCGCTGCACGCGCTGGACACCTCGCGGCTGGGCCTGACCGCCCATCCGGTGGCGCGCAGGCCCCAGTGCCCGGCGTGCGGAGACCCGGACGCGGTGCGGCGGCAGGTCGAGGCGCCGTTCGTCCCCGTGTCGCGGCCCAAGGTCCCCGGCACGGGCAACGGCCACCGCTCGCACACCCCCGAGCAGATGCTCGCGCTCCACGGACACCTCGTCGACCCGGTCACCGGCATCGTGAAGGACATCCGGCGCGCCCCGGGCAGCCCCGCCTTCCTCAACACCTTCCTCTCCGGCCGCAACCTGGCCATGCCCAGCCACAGCCTGGAGGGTCTGCGGGCCGGACTGCGCAGCCTGAGCGGCGGCAAGGGCCTGACCGAGACCGAGGCCCGGGTGAGCGCCCTGTGCGAAGCCGTGGAGCGCTACAGCGGAACCCGCCAGGGCGACGAGCCCGTGGTCCACGCCGCCTTCCACGAGCTGGGTCCGGCAGCGATCCACCCGCACGACAGCCAGCTCTACAGCGAACGGCAGTTCCTGGAGCGGGACAGCTGGAACGCGAGCGGCTCACGTCTGAACTACGTCCCCGCCCCCTTCGACGAGAAGGCGCGCACCGAGTGGACGCCCGTGTGGTCACTCACCGGCAACGAACAGCGGTTCCTGCCCACTTCCCTGCTGTACTTCGGCGCCGGAGAGGCGTCCGACGGCCTCTTCGCGGACTCCAACGGCAACGCGGCGGGCAGCAGCCGCGAGGACGCCGTCGTGCAGGGTTTCCTGGAGCTCGTGGAACGCGACGCCGTGGCCCTGTGGTGGTACAACCGCACCCGTCAGCCGTCCATCGACCTGGCCGCCTTCGACGAGCCCTACATCGCGCAACTCGTCGACGGTTACGGAGAGTTGAACCGTGAGGTGTGGGCGCTCGACCTGACGTCCGACTTCGGCATCCCCGTGGTGGTCGCCGTGTCGCGGCGGACCGACAAACCGGCCGAGGACGTGATCTTCGGCTTCGGCGCCCACTTCGACCCCCGGCTGGCACTGCGCCGGGCGCTGACGGAGATGGGCCAACTCCTGCCCGTGGTCACGGATGTGACGCCGGAGGGCACCGGGTACCGCATCACCGATCCCGAGCCGCTCCAGTGGTGGCGCACCGCGACCGTCGCCAACCAGCCCTACCTGACGGCGGATCCGGGTGCGGCGGCGCGCCGCCCGGACGACTGGCCCCCGGCGGTCCGCGCCGACCTGCTGGACGACGTCGTAGCGATCACCGAACTCGTGCGCTCCCGTGGCCTGGAACTGCTCGTACTGGACCAGACACGACCGGACTTGGGGATTCCGGTTGTCAAGGTGATCGTGCCCGGGATGCGTCACTTCTGGGCACGGTTCGCGCCGGGCCGTCTGTTCGACATACCGGTCACTCTCGGGCGCCTCGATGCCCCGCTGCAGCGGGAATTTCTCAACCCCGTGCCGCTGTTCGTGTAA
- a CDS encoding glycosyltransferase family 2 protein, whose translation MIIPTFNESANIDELLRRISAAVPPELDASVLFVDDSSDDTPEVIERAAARLALPVAVHHRADPVGGLGGAVMEGIARTASRWIVVMDADLQHPPALLPELVARGESTGAELVVASRYADGGSRSGLAGGYRMLVSSTSTAVAKSLFPRLLRGVSDPMSGYFAIRREAVDRAAGTGSDSGGADSDSGGADSEPGGLRPLGYKILLELAVRCRPRAVAEVPFDFGERFAGESKSTVREGLRFLHHLARLRLSGAPGRALAFGAIGASGFLPNLAVLWLLTHHTSLHYTVAEVVANQFGVVWNFVLAEALIYRPGRAPRRYGRSARLWGFVALANADLLARIPLMMVLVAQAGLTPVAATALALPTVFVLRFLCVDRFLYR comes from the coding sequence ATCATCATTCCGACGTTCAACGAGTCGGCGAACATCGACGAGTTGCTGCGGCGGATCTCCGCGGCCGTACCGCCGGAACTCGACGCCTCGGTCCTCTTCGTCGACGATTCCTCGGACGACACCCCGGAGGTGATCGAGCGGGCGGCGGCGCGCCTCGCGCTGCCCGTGGCCGTGCACCACAGGGCCGACCCGGTGGGCGGGCTCGGCGGTGCGGTGATGGAGGGCATCGCCAGGACCGCCTCGCGCTGGATCGTGGTGATGGACGCCGACCTCCAGCATCCGCCCGCGCTCCTGCCCGAGTTGGTGGCGCGGGGCGAGAGCACCGGGGCCGAACTCGTCGTCGCGAGCAGATACGCGGACGGCGGCAGCCGCAGCGGGCTGGCGGGCGGATACCGCATGCTCGTCTCCAGTACGTCGACGGCCGTGGCCAAGTCCCTCTTCCCCCGGCTGCTGCGCGGCGTCAGCGACCCGATGAGCGGCTACTTCGCCATCCGCCGCGAGGCGGTCGACCGGGCCGCCGGGACCGGATCCGATTCCGGTGGAGCCGACTCCGATTCCGGTGGAGCCGACTCCGAGCCCGGTGGGCTCCGCCCGCTCGGCTACAAGATCCTCCTCGAACTCGCCGTGCGCTGCCGCCCGCGCGCCGTCGCCGAGGTGCCCTTCGACTTCGGCGAACGGTTCGCCGGGGAGTCCAAGTCGACGGTGCGCGAGGGCCTGCGCTTCCTGCACCACCTCGCCCGGCTGCGCCTGAGCGGCGCCCCGGGCCGTGCGCTGGCGTTCGGGGCGATCGGCGCCTCGGGCTTCCTGCCGAACCTCGCCGTGCTGTGGCTGCTCACGCACCACACGTCGCTGCACTACACGGTGGCCGAGGTGGTGGCCAACCAATTCGGCGTGGTGTGGAACTTCGTGCTCGCCGAAGCCCTGATCTACCGGCCGGGCCGGGCGCCCAGGCGGTACGGCAGGTCGGCCAGGCTGTGGGGCTTCGTGGCCCTCGCCAACGCCGACCTGCTGGCCCGCATCCCGCTCATGATGGTCCTGGTCGCGCAGGCGGGCCTCACCCCGGTGGCCGCCACCGCCCTGGCCCTCCCCACGGTCTTCGTGCTGCGCTTCCTGTGCGTCGACCGCTTCCTCTACCGCTGA